In the Arachis hypogaea cultivar Tifrunner chromosome 20, arahy.Tifrunner.gnm2.J5K5, whole genome shotgun sequence genome, GGGTGAAACTTCTTCGATGACctttttattatatctatttgttatcctttgtttcaacgctgcttctcttatctgggcttgttctcggaTTTCAGGGAGTAACTCCAGttcttctttgtgcccctgtatgtttccCACCTCATCGTAGAAGCTCACCCTAGGACTTTGCTCGCTGATTTcaactggtatcatggcttctatgccataagcaagttgGAAGGGTGTTTCCCCCGTGGCAGACTGAGGTTTAGTTCGGTAAGCCCAAAGtacttgtgggagttcttcagcctaggctccttttgcatcttgtagccttttcttcaaccctgccagtatgactttgttagctaCCTCGGCTTGGCCATTTTCCTGTGGatgttctaccgaggtgaactgatgcttAATCTTCATGCTGGCTACTAGGTTTCTGAAGGTTGAGTCGGTGAACTGAGTGTcattatccgtggtgatggagtgaggTACTCCgtaccttgtgataatgtttttGTAGAGAAACTTCCGACTTCTCTGggcagtgatggtggccaatggttctgcttctatccacttcgtGAAGTAGTCTACTCCCACTATCAAGTATTTTACTTGTCCAGGTGCTTGGGGAAAGGGTCCTAACAGGTCCAGTCCCCATTtagcaaaaggccatggagaagttataattatgagctcctcggggggagcaacatggaagtttgcatgcaattGGCATGACTGACACTTCTTTACAAATTCAGTGGCATCTTTCTGTAAGGTCGGCTAGTAGAACCTAGCTCGAAGGACTTTCCTAGCCAGGGACCTTGCTCCGAGGTGATTTTCGCAGATACCATTGTGGACTTCTTCTAAGACTTCTGTCGTCCTTGAGGTCGGAATGCATTTTAATAATGGCGTTGATATTCCCCTTTTGTAGATGATATTTTTTACCAAAGTATagttttgtgcttccctccgaattttcttggcttctttttcttctttgggtaggatgtcgaattttaagTATTCGATTAaaggattcatccatccgaggtctaaTCCGGAGACTTCAAGGACGTCTTGTTTGGCCTCTGTTTTTGCTacagagggttcttggagagtttcttggatcaggcttctattattcccCCTGGCTTAGTACTTGCTAGCTTGGAAAGGGCGTCTACTCTGCTGttgagatcccgagttatatgtttgacctcggtttccgCAAAGCGTCTAAGATGCTCcaaggttttgtccaagtacctcttcatattggGGTTTttagcctgatactctccatttatttgGGAAGTCACCACCTGAGAGTCGCTGAATATCACTACTTTTGTTGCACTGACTTCTACTGCCAGCTTTAATCCTGCAATCAAGGCTTtgtattctgcctgattgttagaagctgggaattcaaacttgAGGGAGACTTCTATTTGTGTTCCCCTTTTGTTgaccagtattatgcctgcacgGCTTCCTattttgtttgaggatccatctatgTATAGCTCCCATGTAGTGGATTCTTCCTCTTGGTCTCCTGCATATTCTGCTACGAAGTccgtgaggcattgggcttttattgccgtccgagtttcatacttcaagTCAAACTCGGATatctctattgcccattgaaccattctacccGCAATATCCATCttctggaggatttgcttcatgggttggctCGTTcagactcttattgtgtgagcttgaaagtaaggtcgtaacCTTTGAGAGGCTACTATTAAGGCATATGCAAACTTCTCGAGTTTTTGATACCTCAATTCAGGGCCTTGTAGTGCTTTACTGGTGAAGTACACAGGATGCTGCTCGACCTCGTCTTCCCGTATTAGGGTTGATGCTACGGCTTTGTCTACTACGGACAAATACAGGACGGTTCTTCCCCAATTTTAGGTCGGGTCAGAATGGGAGGTTGTGTTTaagaaccttttgaactcctgaaATGCTTCTTCACActcaggagtccattcgaactggcatccttttcttatTAGAGAGAAGAGTGGTAGAGATCTTAATGTTGATCCCGCCAAGAACCTGGAAAGGGCGACAAGTCGGCCGTTCAGCTGCTGGACCTCTTTtaagcaagtcgggcttttcatttccagGACTGCTTTACACTTCTCAGGATTAGCTTCGATTCCTTTTTGTGTaagcataaatcctagaaattttccagcctctactgcgaaggtgcattttgcaggattcagcctcatcccatgcaaccttatggtgttgaagacttgcgagaggtcttccaagaggtcggtctcatccttggtttttactaacatgtcatctacatagacttccatcagTCCCCCAAGGTGAGGCgcaaacactttattcatcagcctttgatatgtaGCTCCAGAGTTTTTTAGTCCAAAGGGCATAACCACATAGCAATAGTTCGCCCTAGGCGTGATAaatgatgttttttcttgatccggctTGTACATTGGGatctgattgtatcccgagtatgcatccatgaacgacaagtattgataccctgagcTGGAGTCTACTAGAGTATCAATGCTtggaagtggatatgggtctttgggacaCGCCTTGTTCAGGTCGGTATAATcaacgcacatcctccacttgccatgttttttgactagcaccacATTTTCTAGCCACGCTGGATATTTGACCTCTTTGATGAATCTGGCTTCTAGGAGTGCTTGCACTTGTTCTTCCACCACTTGAGTCCGTTCGGGTCCGAGTTTTTGCCTTCTTTATTGAACAGGTCGCGATCCGGGATAAACTGATAGTTTGTGCGACATGAGTTCgggatctatccctggcatgtcggaggctttccaagcAAAGAGGTCGGAGTTTTCTTGTAGGAGTTTTGTAAGTTTCCCTTTCAACTCTTCTTTGAAGTCGGCTCCTATAttagtgttttttccttcctcttttccAATCTGTACCTCCTCGGTTTTTTCCCCGGGTTGTGATCGCAACTCTTCCTTGACTTTGAGCCCTCCGAGCTCAATCATCTGCACCTCTTTTCCTTTCCCTCTTAGGTTCAGGCTTTTGTTATAGGatttccttgccaatttctgGTCTCCCCTGATGGTTGCTATTCTCTCTGGTGTTGGGAATTTTATGTAGAGATGaggagtggataccactgctccgagccgATTTAGGGTAGTTCTGCCGATCAAGGCATTATAAGCTGACCCCACATTGATGACTATGAAGTCGATGCTCAGAGTTTTAGATTTCCCCCCTTTCCGAAAGTTGTGTGAAGGGGTACATatcccagtggttttattggcgtatcTCCTAGGCCATATAGGGTGTCAGGGTAGGCTCTTAATTCCCTTTCATCCAACCTCAACTTATCAAATGCTGGTTTAAAAAGGATGTCAGCTGAACTCCCCTGATCTGCCAGGGTTCTGTGAAGATGGGCGTTAGCAAGGACCATGGTTATCACCACTGGATCATCATGTCCAGGAATGATTCATTgcccatcttctttggtgaatgaaATGGTTGGGAGGGCGGGATCCTGGCACTCGACCTGGTAGACTTCCTTCAAGTGCCTCTTGCGAGCTGACTTTGTGAGGCCGCCTCCACCGAATCCTCCCGAGATCATATGTATGTGTCTTTCCGGGGTCTGCGGCAGTGGATCTCTTCGGTCCTCGTCGTCTCGCTTTCTCTTGCCCTGATGGTttgacctttccatgagatatctgtcaagccgaccttatctggccagcttttctatcacattgtttaggtcgtaacaatcatttgttgagtgaccatatatcttatggtactcacagtagtcacCACGACTTCctccctttttatttttgatgggtCTAGGGGGTGGTAGCCTTTTAGTATGGCAAATTTTCCTCTAGACATCCACTAGAGAGACTCGTAAAGGGGTATAGGAGTGATATCTCCTAGGCCTTTCAGGGCCGActttttctttcctcttgggctctctttccttctcttttgATGAGTGAGATTGCCCAGGCCGCCAGCCCGACTCTCGTAGCTTAgtgttttcctccatgttgatgtacttctcagctcTCTCTTGTACGTCACTTAGGGAGGTcgggtgcctttttgatatggactgggaGAAGGGGCCTTCTTGAAGTCCATTTACTAAGCCCATAATCACTGcttctgtgggcaggtcttggatctccaaacacgctttattgaacctttccatgtagtccctcaaagattctccgacctcctgttttactccCAAGAGGCTCGGTGCGTGCtttactttgtccttctggatggagaatcgcaTCAGAAACTTTCACGAGAGGTCGTCGAAACTGGTGACTGCCCTCGGAGGAagactatcgaaccacttcattgctGCCTTTGTCAAGGTTGTCGGAAAAGCCTTGCAGCGAGTAGCATCAGAAGCGTCGGCGAGATACATCCGGCTTTTAAAGTTGCTtaaatgatgctttggatccgtggttccgtcatagaggtccatTTTGGGGCTTTTAAAGTTCTTTGGAACTTTTTCTCTCATTATGTCTTTGCTGAATGGATCTTATCCCCCAAGGGAGAGTCTTCTCGGTCGTTGCGGGAACTTCGACTTTTAAGGGCAGACTCCAGCCTTAAGAGCTTTTTCTCTAGCTCTTTTCGTCGTTCAATCTCGTTTCTCAGGTTTCTCTCCGCCTCTCGTTGCCGTTCCAGTTCTTGTTCCAACTGTTCCAAGCGCCCTTGGTGGCCATGGAACAATCCCATGAAATCGGCTGCATGGGGTTGTCCCTCTTTTCCCGACTCGCGTCCATCAGAAGAGTTTGCCTTTGGGTCTTTCAACCCAGAAGTACCTTCTCTGTTCTGATCGGCCCCACCTTGGTGGGTGGTCACGTTCGCGCTATTGTTTCCAACGTCTagattctcttgctcagaatcGGACGCTGTGTAGCCATCTTCAGGTGAAttatccgccatcactggttgatctctcgggtccccgacaacggcgccaatgttacgaagggtaaccggagattaatgggctggacccaacgggttggcccaatcgtctagcGGGGGAAGCCTTCGAGCAGGTTCACATTTGGAAGCCTCCTTCTGACTTGTGTGTGAGGGAGAATgggaggtggtacctgcaaagacactccgatgcctaagtcaccAAAGGGGTAAACAGGTTTGGAGAATATTggaacttagtgatacctgaggggtgttagtgtatttatagtggtgaaccaataaccaccgttggagtatttccaccttttaaggaggataaccgtcccGTTATtttagggaagttgagatatggctcttggaagtgggttgagagatcttaggggcagttacttatttgaatgagCGTTATCTACCGGCTAATCTTCATCCCCGACTTCTTTTGGCCAAGTCGTTGTTAACACCGACTTCTTAAGAGAAGGTCGGTGTCGAGTGAGagccaatctttggattgggccttctATTTGGATCCGGGCCTTaatgttgggccagggtatgaacaagtattctctccaaattatatgtaataaatatttgaaagaagagaaattaaaatatagattagaaagaaaatcggtaaaaattttaaactaaataaaaactaaaaaattatgtatataataataataataataataataataataataataataataataataataataataataataatttttagttgaattatattattttgttaattttgttttctctagaatagaaagatagaaaaaatagagaatgaaagaaaagagagaaagataaagatgaaaaatGAGAGTAAGAGttagagtttgttaattttggaagaaaagattttattttagttgtaaaaaaatatcgaatgacatattttgatttgtcaaattactaatataaaatataaattatatatagagtaaaatagAAAATTGGAGAAAAGTAGATaagagaatttaggaagggactttattaattttgaaaaaaaatattttctctcaattttaataagagagtgtcatgtgacacatttgattattaaattagatagtaatatatgatacataatataggtatatttcaattttaattttaatatttcaattttaataatgcaattaaagaatgtcatgttacACATTTTGATTGtgaaattagtaattagtcattgatattaataatgatatataaaatagatagagttgttgaaggaatgagagaaatatagaaaggaagagggaggaggggagaactctttaattttggaaggaaagatttgatttcaattacaatgagggagtgacatgtggcacattttggttgtaaaattagtaaaaaggagggaagaattttttaattttggaggaaaagatttaatatcaattataatgagagagtgacatgtggcacattttggttgtaaaattagtaaggatgAGAGGAGAATtccttaattttggagggaaagatttgatttcaattgtaatgagagagtgacatgtggcacattttgattgtaaaattagtaagaagGAGGGAAGAATTCTtcaattttggagggaaatatttaaTATCAATTACAATGAGAGAGTGATATGTggtacattttggttgtaaaattagtggAGGAGAGAAAAATtccttaattttggaggaaaagatttgattccAATTGAAAAAGTGACATCTGCCACATTTTGATTGTAAAACTAtagatatataatagatataatagatatattctaaaaaaaatgttaaaatgatGATGTAAAAGTTTCTTCTATACTAAGGAAATTTTTAGCTTACGTAATAGTACTATTCTGTGTGAAGTTTAGAATTGAAATCAGAAGTAAAATCAGGTAATATATCCACCAAATTTTTAGCAACCATATCTTCACCGttgtgttttcttcttttctgctcCGGCGAAAACGTAGTTGGAAGGAAAATTTAGTgtcagagaaaaaagaaaagggaaagactTCAAGAAGAAGTTAGTGGTTATCAGCATAAATGAGagaaaaattaagagaaagaaTAAATCCaatctaaaatttgaattctcgttgaaatttgattttctgctcaatctGATAGACAAAACGATGGCCAAGTCAGTGTATGAACTAGACACAGCAAAGgtcaagaaagaagaaaattgattttttgtttttattttaggtGTCACTTATCAAGTAATAGGGCTTAATACATATCAAACATAAAATACTCTACATGTCAGTATTGGACTATCGATTGCTcttctattatatataaatacaacaaAACAATAAATCCTCATGTACTAATCAAATTAGTTAAAAGATTTACAGATCACATAAAATTAGGACTCAATTTGAAAATTTATAAATACAATAATGGATATGCAAACAACTGTGCTTTCATATTTATACCAGACAAGTTTGAGAtgcaaatgttaaaaaaattaatatgtat is a window encoding:
- the LOC140183139 gene encoding uncharacterized protein — its product is MDIAGRMVQWAIEISEFDLKYETRTAIKAQCLTDFVAEYAGDQEEESTTWELYIDGSSNKIGSRAGIILVNKRGTQIEVSLKFEFPASNNQAEYKALIAGLKLAVEVSATKVVIFSDSQVVTSQINGEYQAKNPNMKRYLDKTLEHLRRFAETEVKHITRDLNSRVDALSKLASTKPGGIIEA